One segment of Metallosphaera cuprina Ar-4 DNA contains the following:
- a CDS encoding MFS transporter, whose translation MHYKWIALSNTTLGVLMATINGTITIISLPAIFRGIGINPLSPSSFQYLLWILMGYNVVTATLLLSFGRLSDMYGRVRLYNLGFLVFTIGSILLSLTFGRGDLAGLELVIFRIVQGIGGAFLMANSAAIITDVFPSSERGRALGINQVAALAGSLIGLILGGILSIINWRYVFLVSVPVGVFGTAWSYLKLRETSYKNREGIDWIGNLIFGTGLILILIAMTYALMPYGTSQTGWGNPYVISSLISGLFLLGLFPFIETKVKYPMFRIELFKNRIFAAANIAGLLRSIGYGGLMIMIVIFLQGIWLPLHGYSYAETPFWAGIYTVPLMVGFVSTGPISGWLSDKYGSRGLATIGMIIVGLGFLALTTLPYNFSYPVFGAIIFMMGVGNGMFASPNTSSIMGSVPGKHRGAASGMRSTLQNTGQTVSIAIFFTIVILSLSSTLGPSLGHALAKAGAPQLSPYVQKVPVTGALFAAFLGYDPVSALLSSLPTSLTSQIPAGAISIMEQRTWFPSAIAPSFMIALRETFYFGAALSFVAAIASALRGKAKNAQEVVEYDAEKARN comes from the coding sequence ATGCATTACAAATGGATAGCCTTAAGTAACACCACGCTCGGAGTTCTCATGGCAACAATTAACGGAACCATTACAATAATCTCATTGCCCGCCATATTCCGCGGAATAGGGATAAACCCTCTTAGCCCGTCATCCTTTCAATATCTTCTTTGGATCTTGATGGGCTATAACGTGGTGACAGCCACTCTACTCCTTTCGTTTGGAAGGCTCTCTGACATGTACGGGAGAGTGAGGCTTTACAATCTCGGGTTCCTTGTCTTCACTATAGGTTCAATTCTCCTCTCCTTGACATTCGGTAGGGGGGACTTAGCTGGGTTGGAGCTAGTTATCTTCAGGATAGTTCAGGGTATAGGAGGTGCGTTCTTAATGGCTAACAGTGCGGCGATCATCACTGACGTTTTCCCATCCAGCGAAAGAGGTAGGGCATTAGGAATAAACCAGGTGGCTGCCTTAGCAGGCTCCTTAATAGGATTGATCTTGGGAGGGATACTCTCGATTATAAACTGGAGATACGTGTTCTTAGTGAGCGTGCCCGTAGGGGTGTTCGGAACTGCCTGGAGCTATCTGAAATTAAGGGAAACTAGCTATAAGAACAGGGAGGGGATAGATTGGATAGGTAACTTAATCTTCGGAACCGGTTTAATTCTCATCCTAATAGCAATGACCTACGCTCTAATGCCTTACGGGACTTCGCAGACAGGTTGGGGAAACCCTTACGTTATTTCTTCACTAATCTCAGGCCTCTTTTTACTAGGTTTATTCCCGTTTATAGAAACAAAAGTTAAGTATCCAATGTTTAGAATCGAATTGTTTAAGAACAGGATCTTCGCTGCGGCCAACATAGCCGGCTTACTTAGATCGATCGGATACGGAGGTTTAATGATCATGATAGTGATTTTCCTTCAGGGGATATGGCTTCCTCTACACGGTTACTCCTACGCTGAGACGCCCTTTTGGGCTGGAATTTACACTGTCCCCCTTATGGTAGGATTCGTATCGACGGGACCCATAAGCGGCTGGCTATCTGACAAGTACGGTTCCAGAGGTTTGGCTACAATAGGTATGATCATAGTGGGATTGGGATTCCTGGCTCTAACGACTTTACCGTATAACTTCAGTTATCCCGTCTTTGGAGCGATAATATTCATGATGGGAGTAGGCAACGGAATGTTCGCATCTCCCAACACGTCATCTATTATGGGGAGCGTCCCAGGAAAGCATAGAGGTGCAGCTTCAGGCATGAGATCAACTCTCCAAAACACGGGACAGACCGTGAGTATAGCCATTTTCTTCACAATAGTTATCTTATCCTTGAGCTCAACGTTGGGTCCGTCATTAGGCCACGCATTGGCTAAGGCAGGGGCTCCTCAGCTTTCACCATACGTTCAGAAAGTCCCGGTCACGGGCGCTCTATTCGCGGCTTTCCTAGGATATGACCCGGTTAGCGCGCTGCTTAGTTCCCTCCCTACTTCCCTTACGTCTCAAATTCCAGCTGGAGCGATCTCCATAATGGAACAGAGGACATGGTTCCCAAGCGCGATAGCCCCTAGCTTCATGATAGCCTTGAGGGAGACTTTCTACTTTGGGGCTGCTCTGTCCTTTGTCGCTGCGATAGCGTCAGCGTTGAGGGGTAAAGCTAAAAACGCTCAGGAGGTGGTTGAATATGATGCAGAAAAAGCAAGAAACTGA
- a CDS encoding MarR family winged helix-turn-helix transcriptional regulator, whose amino-acid sequence MMQKKQETEVLTSISRVYRAAKRELNNRLESHGFSYVDFLILMQVRDSPKSMVYLAKEVLMTQAGITAAIDRLEEKGLVKRERDKEDRRIINVQITERGVKATEEAIQVFNELAVDLVKDLSDEDKAKLIELLDKLLEKLMKGKINVEPDQR is encoded by the coding sequence ATGATGCAGAAAAAGCAAGAAACTGAGGTCCTTACGAGCATCTCTAGGGTGTACAGGGCTGCAAAAAGGGAGCTCAACAACAGGTTGGAATCTCATGGGTTTTCATACGTCGACTTCTTAATACTCATGCAGGTTAGGGACTCGCCGAAGTCAATGGTTTACTTAGCTAAAGAGGTGCTGATGACTCAGGCCGGTATAACCGCCGCCATAGATAGACTTGAGGAGAAAGGACTTGTGAAAAGGGAGAGAGATAAGGAGGATAGGAGAATCATAAACGTTCAGATTACAGAGCGAGGGGTTAAAGCGACTGAGGAGGCCATACAGGTGTTTAACGAGTTAGCCGTTGACCTGGTTAAGGACCTAAGCGATGAGGATAAGGCAAAGTTAATAGAGCTTTTAGATAAGCTCCTAGAGAAGCTCATGAAGGGGAAAATAAACGTAGAGCCTGATCAGAGGTAG
- a CDS encoding glycoside hydrolase family 15 protein, with amino-acid sequence MTRHIILGNGKLTALFDSSYLMRELYYPLSVDNHLHAGRMGFLTKSGFHWLHDLSPSISYETDTLISKATVELDGEKINVRDTIDLAYPILVRKVNLREGRLFFAWDLHINGTEYGDTALYDPSTRSIIHYKRDRWFLFSCGVRPYQYATGYKETGNLVGTWKDCEDGELSNNPIAQGNVDSAVSYEVNESLTCWLVAGRSYKDVVKLNEYVQERDPNKIMDRTSNYWKAWLTKAKHQEIKRSLLIIASHWQDNGAIPASLDTDIMRFNRDTYNYVWPRDAAFTVVAMALTGYEDLSKKFFNFAKPLLFRGFMFQKYTIDGYWGSTWHPWTEKYLPIQEDETALMIYALWVHFSVFKDVDFIKDLYRPGIKAAADFLCSYLNEDGVHVLPSYDLWEERFGVHFFTTAAVIAGLTSASRFASFFGEDSLALKYESVAESLKKGLDQMWVGDHFARSVMNGKVDPTVDSSTVIGSLLAYPISDPKVRINRETVERKLTVNGGIARYESDYYLKEDERPNAWFITTLWVAQELIAEGRIEEAKKYIEWVERNSLKTGVIPEQITPSGNYPSVSPLVWSHAELIRTYYYLKNGFKNYL; translated from the coding sequence GTGACAAGGCACATAATTTTAGGCAATGGAAAGCTCACCGCGCTTTTCGATTCAAGTTACCTTATGAGGGAGCTCTACTATCCCCTTTCCGTGGATAACCACCTTCATGCGGGCAGAATGGGATTCCTCACTAAATCAGGTTTCCACTGGCTTCACGATCTTAGTCCTTCAATAAGTTACGAAACCGATACCTTGATATCTAAGGCCACGGTGGAGCTAGACGGCGAAAAGATTAACGTTCGCGACACTATAGATTTAGCTTACCCTATACTAGTGAGGAAGGTTAACCTAAGGGAAGGAAGGCTTTTCTTCGCTTGGGACCTTCACATCAACGGAACTGAGTATGGTGATACCGCCCTTTATGATCCTTCAACAAGGTCCATCATCCATTACAAGAGGGACAGATGGTTTCTATTCTCCTGCGGAGTAAGACCTTACCAATACGCTACGGGTTACAAGGAGACTGGAAACCTTGTGGGAACATGGAAAGATTGTGAGGATGGAGAACTCTCCAATAACCCGATAGCTCAAGGTAACGTGGATTCTGCAGTCTCGTATGAGGTAAACGAGTCGTTGACGTGTTGGTTGGTAGCCGGGAGAAGCTACAAGGACGTTGTTAAGTTAAACGAGTACGTGCAGGAGAGAGATCCGAACAAGATCATGGATAGGACTAGTAACTACTGGAAAGCTTGGCTTACTAAGGCGAAACACCAGGAGATAAAAAGGAGCTTGTTAATAATTGCCAGCCACTGGCAGGACAACGGAGCTATCCCAGCGTCTCTGGACACCGACATAATGAGGTTCAACAGGGATACGTATAATTACGTCTGGCCTAGAGACGCAGCCTTCACGGTCGTAGCTATGGCGCTGACCGGTTACGAGGACCTCTCTAAGAAGTTCTTCAATTTCGCCAAACCGCTGTTGTTTAGAGGGTTCATGTTCCAGAAATATACTATAGATGGGTACTGGGGAAGTACTTGGCATCCTTGGACTGAAAAGTACCTTCCAATTCAGGAGGACGAGACCGCACTCATGATCTACGCCCTTTGGGTCCACTTCTCAGTTTTCAAAGACGTGGACTTCATTAAGGACCTCTACAGACCCGGAATTAAGGCTGCAGCTGACTTCCTCTGCTCCTACCTAAACGAGGATGGAGTGCACGTTTTGCCGTCTTATGACTTGTGGGAAGAAAGGTTTGGAGTTCACTTCTTCACAACTGCCGCGGTGATTGCAGGGCTAACCTCGGCGTCGCGCTTTGCCTCATTTTTTGGAGAGGACAGCTTAGCACTGAAGTATGAGAGCGTGGCCGAATCGTTAAAGAAGGGTCTCGATCAGATGTGGGTTGGAGATCACTTCGCCAGGAGTGTAATGAACGGAAAGGTTGATCCCACTGTGGACTCCAGCACTGTGATTGGAAGTCTATTAGCTTACCCCATAAGCGACCCTAAGGTTAGGATAAATAGGGAGACTGTGGAGAGGAAACTCACCGTTAATGGAGGCATAGCCAGATATGAGAGTGATTACTACCTGAAGGAGGATGAGAGACCTAACGCTTGGTTCATAACAACGTTATGGGTTGCACAAGAGCTTATAGCGGAAGGCAGGATCGAGGAGGCTAAGAAATACATAGAGTGGGTCGAAAGGAATTCCCTTAAAACTGGAGTGATACCAGAACAGATAACGCCTTCAGGCAACTATCCCTCAGTCTCTCCCCTAGTGTGGAGCCACGCCGAACTGATAAGAACGTATTATTACTTGAAGAACGGTTTCAAAAACTACCTCTGA
- a CDS encoding DNA repair ATPase, producing the protein MSGDILEKLRNDQEFIKKVADSVSQNVLVNLMKDLTTIINEKFTLFEDKYNKLIEEIKNLRQDFQDQNKKILDRLEKVEVQIVKLQEQVAKHTEAIERLQEQTNRNTEAIVKLQEQVAKHTEAIERLQEQTNRNTEAIVKLQEQVAKHTEAIERLQEQTNRNTEAIERLEKKFDETFSGVKKELSEIKSYLATMSSNLEEEGREYVEWKFEKDLGIKLEVTRLEIENVLEIDIYAEHKDFVIVGEVKNRVGISAVRELNKKITTLKRVKPETSNKKIVSIIYGLGFTREVIEYCKEQSIFATNGFKEYTQLTV; encoded by the coding sequence ATGAGTGGAGACATATTAGAGAAGTTGAGAAACGACCAGGAATTTATAAAGAAGGTAGCTGATTCTGTCTCTCAAAACGTACTTGTTAACCTAATGAAGGACTTAACGACTATTATCAACGAGAAATTCACTTTATTTGAGGATAAATATAATAAACTAATAGAAGAAATAAAGAATTTGAGGCAAGACTTCCAGGACCAAAACAAGAAGATCCTTGATCGTCTTGAAAAAGTAGAGGTTCAGATCGTCAAGCTCCAAGAGCAGGTAGCCAAACACACCGAAGCGATAGAGAGACTACAGGAGCAGACCAACCGGAACACAGAGGCCATCGTCAAGCTCCAAGAGCAGGTAGCCAAACACACCGAAGCGATAGAGAGACTACAGGAGCAGACCAACCGGAACACAGAGGCCATCGTCAAGCTCCAAGAGCAGGTAGCCAAACACACCGAAGCGATAGAGAGACTACAGGAGCAGACCAACCGGAACACAGAGGCCATCGAAAGATTAGAGAAGAAATTTGACGAGACCTTTAGTGGAGTGAAAAAGGAACTTTCAGAAATCAAGAGCTATTTAGCAACTATGTCATCTAACTTGGAGGAAGAAGGACGAGAATATGTGGAGTGGAAGTTCGAAAAGGATCTTGGAATAAAACTCGAAGTTACGAGGTTAGAAATTGAAAATGTACTTGAAATTGATATATATGCAGAACACAAGGACTTCGTGATCGTCGGAGAAGTTAAAAATAGGGTTGGTATATCAGCGGTGAGAGAGCTAAACAAAAAGATCACAACGTTAAAGAGGGTCAAACCTGAGACATCTAATAAGAAGATCGTTTCCATTATTTACGGTTTGGGCTTCACCAGGGAAGTTATCGAATATTGTAAGGAGCAAAGTATATTTGCCACCAACGGCTTTAAGGAATACACGCAACTAACAGTCTAG
- a CDS encoding MFS transporter, with protein MRRELYIVIGFVTMCFNSLYQYSWNALEPLLKNGFNVSVVQVALGFSLFSILSSLFQPVGGHYADRRGPMEIGILASILSSLGFLGTYVSPNIVYFYVFWSIGSIGEGILYGIAANLAIKWFSDRMGFATGLVSMGFGIGSVIANPLIVLVNNFRIVTLVIGLTEIVVLTTLMAFVKYPKSGSGRPPGQVILTLRFWLIYLSFVGAVVPLTTISSQLSLLGRNLPQGELVTLISLFPLLSGGLRPAFGRFADKMGILKTTLLLNTLLLIGSVTVSLGQLVVATVLIGFAGGSMITLYFNVAGEVFGTRFSTVNSGILYTGKAIGGVLGSLVFTYLYVINATLSDAFLLMTSLLGVLALLPVLRGKRVVS; from the coding sequence ATGAGAAGAGAGCTTTACATCGTAATCGGTTTCGTAACTATGTGTTTCAACTCTCTTTATCAATATTCCTGGAACGCGTTAGAGCCTTTACTTAAGAATGGCTTTAACGTATCTGTAGTCCAGGTAGCACTAGGTTTCTCTCTTTTTAGCATTTTGTCATCCCTTTTCCAACCCGTCGGGGGCCATTACGCTGATAGGAGAGGACCTATGGAGATCGGGATACTAGCGTCTATCCTCTCATCATTAGGTTTCTTAGGAACCTACGTCTCTCCAAATATCGTCTACTTCTACGTTTTCTGGTCGATCGGGAGCATCGGAGAAGGGATACTCTACGGGATAGCAGCTAACTTAGCGATCAAGTGGTTCTCGGACAGGATGGGTTTCGCCACTGGTTTGGTTTCCATGGGCTTCGGGATAGGATCTGTTATAGCTAATCCGCTCATCGTTTTAGTTAACAACTTTAGGATAGTCACGCTCGTCATTGGGCTTACCGAAATCGTGGTTCTCACTACCCTGATGGCGTTTGTTAAATATCCTAAGTCAGGCTCAGGGAGACCTCCAGGCCAAGTTATACTAACGCTTAGGTTCTGGTTGATCTACCTGTCTTTCGTTGGGGCCGTTGTGCCGTTGACAACTATATCATCTCAACTCTCTCTACTAGGTAGGAACCTGCCTCAAGGAGAGCTTGTAACGCTCATCTCCCTGTTCCCGCTACTTAGTGGAGGCCTAAGACCAGCGTTTGGCAGGTTCGCAGACAAGATGGGAATATTAAAGACCACCTTACTTCTGAACACTTTACTCCTCATAGGATCGGTTACCGTCTCTTTAGGTCAACTCGTTGTGGCGACCGTGCTCATCGGATTTGCAGGCGGATCAATGATTACTTTGTACTTTAACGTGGCGGGAGAGGTTTTCGGAACTAGGTTCTCTACCGTCAATAGTGGTATCCTCTATACTGGAAAGGCGATAGGTGGGGTGTTGGGCAGTTTAGTCTTCACCTACCTCTATGTTATTAACGCGACGCTCTCCGACGCGTTCTTGTTAATGACCAGTCTGCTCGGAGTCTTGGCTCTTTTGCCGGTGCTGAGAGGAAAGCGGGTTGTCTCTTGA
- a CDS encoding DUF302 domain-containing protein, producing MIVKEFSSSMDELESEIKKRIIDLGAEIFAEIDHAENAKKVGMRLDPTKVIIFGNPKVGTLLMQERREIAYELPLRIVIWTSSGKTYVGYKRPSELASEFGMRNLEVLKRMDEFMEKITNLN from the coding sequence ATGATCGTGAAGGAGTTCTCTAGCTCGATGGATGAGCTAGAATCTGAGATAAAGAAGAGGATAATTGACCTTGGGGCAGAGATATTCGCGGAAATAGATCACGCTGAGAACGCTAAGAAGGTCGGAATGAGGCTAGATCCAACTAAGGTTATCATCTTTGGTAACCCTAAGGTTGGTACGTTGCTCATGCAAGAGAGAAGGGAGATCGCTTACGAGTTGCCTCTGAGGATTGTGATCTGGACTAGTTCAGGGAAAACATACGTTGGTTATAAGAGACCTTCTGAATTAGCAAGCGAGTTCGGAATGAGGAACTTGGAAGTGTTAAAAAGGATGGACGAGTTTATGGAAAAGATCACAAATCTAAATTAA
- a CDS encoding tellurite resistance/C4-dicarboxylate transporter family protein, which translates to MLRKILYEISVLSPSYFGMVMATGVLSILFKVFEQEILSYVFTWLNLLIYSVLVCFTLLRLLKYSDKLKVDLLDFNRGLGFLTFVAGTDVIGDDMILILNKPLVALLLWGTSLVFWISFQYLFLFILMIRQDKPGFRDVNGQWLLIPVSTLTLSVLSTDLSSRFQGLVYAGLITYLIGWVVYLIIIVFIAIRLFLTHVRPEDVIPAYWINGGFPALAALSSSLLFLHSSSFPYLKDFLLGTGLLIWAYGTWWMPLLFLSFFWKHIIRKISLLRYDFQFWSAVFPIAVYDLGTYFLGKVSEIPGISLIATVFYYVTIAVWVYQFLGFVRNVTLKIR; encoded by the coding sequence ATGCTGAGGAAAATCCTTTACGAGATCTCAGTTCTCTCTCCTTCTTACTTCGGAATGGTTATGGCAACTGGCGTTCTATCAATACTGTTTAAGGTGTTCGAACAGGAGATACTTTCCTACGTTTTCACGTGGTTAAACCTACTCATCTACTCTGTTCTAGTCTGTTTCACACTGTTGAGGCTGTTGAAATATTCAGATAAATTGAAAGTAGATCTCTTAGATTTCAACAGGGGATTGGGCTTCCTTACTTTCGTTGCAGGAACGGATGTGATAGGAGACGATATGATCTTGATTCTTAACAAACCGTTAGTGGCACTACTCCTTTGGGGGACAAGCCTGGTGTTCTGGATTTCCTTTCAATATCTATTCTTATTCATACTTATGATCAGACAAGATAAGCCTGGATTCAGAGACGTTAACGGGCAGTGGTTGCTCATTCCCGTTTCAACGCTAACTCTCTCCGTGTTGTCCACGGACCTCTCTTCCAGGTTTCAAGGGCTCGTCTATGCCGGACTCATAACTTACCTCATAGGTTGGGTAGTTTACCTAATTATCATCGTTTTTATAGCAATCAGACTCTTCCTGACTCATGTTAGACCTGAAGACGTTATACCGGCTTACTGGATAAACGGTGGCTTTCCTGCGCTGGCTGCGCTATCCTCTTCGCTCCTCTTTCTTCACTCGTCGAGCTTTCCTTACTTGAAGGATTTCCTATTGGGAACAGGACTGTTGATATGGGCCTACGGCACGTGGTGGATGCCGCTGCTTTTTCTTTCCTTCTTCTGGAAACATATCATCAGGAAAATTTCACTACTCAGATATGACTTTCAATTCTGGAGCGCCGTATTCCCCATTGCGGTATACGACTTGGGTACTTACTTCTTAGGGAAGGTGAGCGAGATCCCAGGAATTTCTTTGATAGCTACGGTCTTCTATTACGTAACGATAGCGGTTTGGGTGTATCAATTTTTGGGGTTTGTACGTAACGTGACCTTAAAAATTAGGTAA
- a CDS encoding xanthine dehydrogenase family protein molybdopterin-binding subunit → MMRIREHLDEVKGTGKYIDDLELPGTVFLGVVRSPFARAKVLDVSRSDRVLTFLDWRTVSTYMPVRPDPRSKNVVKMPVLSDGKVNFVGQPVIAFVVKDRYEVEDVIDEVGVDYSQEKPVISILDSIKEEIKIHEKGNIAIDLNLSGGDLDQLVNSDVTVERELTQDRVVQHPMEPKGVIANYDGNVLTVIGSFQSAFRVRSDLQEALGIPPERIVVYSPPNVGGGFGNKVSAYAEYVLASLASIKLGRPVKWIETRREHLTNPTQGRGVYSKVRLHAKSDGTILGLEGTIAVDLGAYAFTLNTSTPSFISSLLNGPYRMRFAKIRALGVYTNKPPTGPYRGAGRPEAALITETLIEDLAERLNVSPVETRKRNFIDGEFVTPLGVRIDRAGYKELFERAEKVYYSMKERHKGKPISFIAFTEVVRSSPGEGAKVRVGKGEVYVAVGSGPHGQAHKTTFAVLASEVLGVNPEVIRIEVNNTLLIKEGIGSFGSRSAAAGGSAVIEAARLVLEKIRSKGLTVEQAINSDETFEAEVFSKSPDLYTPGVHIAVLDVDKETGQAKVLEYYAIDDVGRPIIESEVEGQLIGGILQGASQVLFERAPYDDLGNPLFSSIADNGVPTAVEAVRRVFTEYVSTPSQTLSGARGVGEAGTTGALPAVFIALEKALGKKLSGTPYALP, encoded by the coding sequence ATGATGAGAATAAGAGAGCATTTAGATGAGGTAAAGGGAACAGGAAAGTACATAGATGACCTGGAGCTCCCAGGAACAGTTTTTTTGGGAGTAGTGAGGTCTCCGTTCGCCCGAGCTAAAGTTCTAGACGTCTCAAGGAGTGACAGAGTCCTTACCTTTCTAGATTGGAGGACCGTTTCAACTTACATGCCGGTGAGACCAGACCCCAGAAGCAAGAACGTAGTTAAGATGCCTGTGCTCAGCGACGGTAAGGTAAACTTTGTTGGTCAACCTGTGATCGCCTTCGTGGTGAAGGACAGATATGAGGTTGAGGACGTCATCGATGAGGTTGGTGTGGACTACTCTCAAGAGAAACCTGTGATCTCTATCCTTGACTCGATCAAAGAGGAGATCAAGATTCATGAGAAAGGTAACATAGCGATTGATCTAAACCTCTCAGGGGGAGACCTAGATCAACTTGTTAACTCGGATGTGACGGTTGAGAGGGAACTGACCCAGGATAGAGTAGTTCAACATCCTATGGAACCCAAGGGAGTGATAGCGAACTATGACGGCAACGTCCTCACCGTTATAGGTTCCTTCCAATCTGCATTTAGAGTTAGATCTGACCTCCAGGAGGCCTTAGGGATACCTCCAGAGAGGATAGTGGTCTATTCACCACCTAATGTAGGGGGAGGTTTTGGAAACAAGGTTTCGGCTTACGCTGAGTACGTTCTGGCATCCCTCGCATCGATTAAATTAGGAAGGCCTGTGAAGTGGATAGAGACCAGGAGGGAACATTTGACCAACCCTACACAAGGTAGAGGAGTTTACTCTAAGGTGAGACTTCACGCTAAATCGGATGGGACCATCTTAGGTTTGGAAGGGACGATAGCGGTGGATTTGGGAGCTTACGCGTTCACCTTAAACACTTCAACTCCGAGCTTCATAAGTTCCCTCCTAAACGGTCCGTACAGAATGAGGTTCGCTAAAATTAGAGCCCTTGGGGTATACACTAACAAACCGCCGACGGGACCTTATAGGGGGGCCGGGAGACCTGAGGCCGCCCTAATAACTGAGACGTTAATCGAGGACCTAGCGGAGAGGCTGAACGTGAGTCCCGTTGAGACAAGAAAGAGGAACTTCATAGATGGCGAATTCGTGACGCCTCTGGGAGTGAGGATAGATAGGGCTGGGTATAAGGAGTTGTTTGAGAGGGCTGAGAAGGTTTACTACTCCATGAAGGAGAGACACAAAGGGAAGCCCATCTCCTTCATAGCCTTCACTGAGGTGGTGAGGAGCTCCCCCGGAGAGGGGGCTAAAGTGAGGGTAGGAAAGGGAGAGGTTTACGTTGCTGTTGGAAGCGGACCTCACGGACAGGCCCACAAGACAACTTTCGCAGTGTTAGCTAGTGAAGTCCTGGGGGTTAACCCTGAAGTGATAAGGATCGAAGTTAACAACACGTTGCTCATTAAGGAAGGAATAGGAAGTTTCGGGAGCAGATCTGCGGCAGCTGGCGGTTCGGCCGTAATAGAGGCTGCAAGGTTGGTGCTTGAGAAGATAAGGTCTAAGGGCTTGACTGTAGAGCAGGCGATCAACTCTGACGAGACCTTTGAGGCTGAGGTTTTCTCCAAGTCGCCTGATCTCTACACGCCGGGAGTTCACATAGCTGTCCTTGACGTCGATAAGGAAACCGGACAGGCTAAGGTCCTGGAGTATTACGCCATAGATGACGTGGGGAGACCCATAATAGAGTCGGAAGTCGAGGGACAACTGATAGGTGGTATACTTCAGGGAGCGTCCCAGGTCCTCTTCGAGAGGGCCCCATACGATGATTTGGGTAATCCGTTATTTAGCTCAATTGCAGACAACGGAGTGCCTACCGCAGTTGAGGCAGTGAGGAGAGTCTTTACAGAATACGTGAGCACTCCTTCACAAACTTTGAGTGGAGCTAGAGGGGTAGGGGAGGCAGGGACAACTGGCGCCTTACCTGCAGTCTTCATAGCTTTGGAAAAGGCACTAGGGAAGAAATTGAGCGGTACCCCTTACGCTCTCCCTTAA